A window of the Cytophagaceae bacterium genome harbors these coding sequences:
- a CDS encoding FkbM family methyltransferase, which produces MKQFAFAIIRHFLKFITKGEITGKKYSGINKTLYYEKAQHLNFLFQKTIKYEENIQQKLPKYIYPGNIVFDIGGNIGQYAIPFSELVGQNGQVFSFEPDYKNFSFLQFNMNINQCINVSCINCGVGNEDSELDFFRDTETGGRMGSFKKQFVGNNFKGFSTKVSLMKFDTLIKSFGNPNFVKIDVEGFEYEVISGLTIDLPETTFLIEVREETKESVFDFFNKKDYKCLWVDGPDRLITHSSEIPGFANLIFNK; this is translated from the coding sequence ATGAAACAATTTGCGTTTGCAATAATTAGACATTTTTTAAAATTTATCACTAAAGGAGAGATTACAGGAAAAAAATACAGTGGAATTAATAAAACCCTGTATTATGAAAAAGCACAACATCTCAATTTTTTATTCCAAAAAACCATAAAATATGAGGAGAATATCCAGCAAAAATTACCAAAATATATCTATCCTGGAAATATTGTATTCGACATTGGGGGTAATATTGGACAATATGCGATTCCTTTCAGTGAATTAGTCGGACAAAATGGTCAAGTATTCTCATTTGAACCAGATTATAAAAATTTTTCTTTTTTACAGTTTAACATGAATATCAATCAGTGCATCAATGTAAGTTGCATTAATTGCGGGGTTGGAAATGAAGACTCTGAGTTGGATTTTTTCAGAGACACTGAAACAGGGGGAAGGATGGGCTCATTTAAAAAACAATTTGTAGGCAATAACTTTAAAGGTTTTTCTACAAAAGTAAGTTTAATGAAATTTGACACTTTAATTAAATCATTTGGAAATCCAAATTTTGTAAAAATTGATGTAGAAGGTTTTGAATATGAAGTGATTTCCGGATTGACAATCGATTTACCCGAAACAACATTTCTCATTGAAGTAAGGGAAGAAACCAAAGAAAGTGTTTTTGATTTTTTCAATAAAAAAGATTATAAATGTTTATGGGTTGATGGACCTGACAGGCTCATAACTCATTCCTCCGAAATTCCGGGTTTTGCAAATTTAATTTTCAATAAATAA
- a CDS encoding site-specific DNA-methyltransferase, with protein MVFKGNDFKFFIDENKLDNSYTQFENKIGLKVGSRLLREYRDVVLNFPYKDCVLEGGQSTEEGTDTYFEYNKESGNYDEKKARRKEIFFNQILAKDEIDRLFEPKAFANVRKYQKDENGSITESEAKEFTRDKNGDIKDNLIIKGNNLLALHSLKEQFRGKVKLIYIDPPYNTGNDSFAYNDNFNHSSWLVFMKNRLEIAKELLREDGSIWINIDDDESHYLKALGDSIFGRHNFIANVIWEKKYAPQNDSKYFSDNHDHILIFAKNSPSFSVNLLPRSEEMDNRYRNPDNDKRGVWTSDNLLVKTYSATYDYPIKNPVGRIINPPNGSCWRVSKEKFEELKTDNRIWFGEKGENVPRLKRFLSEVQQGSTPLTIWKHQEAGHNQDARRELFELVETNIFTTPKPEKLLYRIITIGSNEKDIILDFHIGSGTTAAVAHKMNRQFIGIEQMDYIENVTVERLKMVIEGEEGGISKTVNWHGGGSFIYLELAKNNQNALERIEAAGSYEELMTFFDEMYERYFLNYNVKIREFKEKVSQEPAFKNLPLERQKQIFGKMLDLNQLYVNRSDMEDSRFQLSENDITATHNFYGKNPTFL; from the coding sequence ATGGTTTTTAAAGGCAATGACTTCAAGTTTTTTATTGACGAAAACAAGCTCGACAATAGCTATACCCAATTTGAAAACAAAATAGGGCTTAAAGTTGGAAGTAGGCTGCTGAGAGAATACCGTGATGTGGTGCTCAATTTCCCCTACAAAGACTGCGTGCTGGAGGGCGGACAAAGTACTGAGGAGGGAACAGATACCTATTTTGAATACAACAAGGAATCAGGCAACTATGACGAAAAGAAGGCCAGACGGAAAGAAATATTTTTTAATCAAATACTGGCCAAAGATGAGATAGACCGTCTTTTTGAACCCAAGGCTTTTGCCAATGTGCGGAAATACCAAAAAGATGAGAATGGTAGTATTACTGAAAGCGAAGCAAAAGAATTTACCAGAGACAAAAATGGGGATATAAAAGATAACCTTATCATCAAAGGAAACAATTTATTGGCCTTGCATAGCCTGAAAGAGCAGTTTAGAGGGAAAGTGAAACTAATCTATATTGATCCGCCTTACAACACAGGAAATGATAGCTTTGCTTATAACGATAATTTTAACCATTCTTCCTGGTTGGTTTTTATGAAAAACCGGCTTGAAATTGCAAAGGAACTATTGAGAGAGGATGGCAGTATTTGGATTAATATTGATGATGATGAAAGCCATTATTTAAAAGCATTAGGAGACAGTATTTTTGGGAGACATAATTTTATAGCAAACGTAATTTGGGAGAAGAAATATGCTCCACAAAATGATTCAAAATATTTTTCTGACAACCATGACCATATTTTAATTTTCGCCAAAAATAGTCCAAGTTTTTCTGTAAATCTTCTACCAAGATCAGAAGAAATGGATAATAGATACAGAAATCCAGATAATGACAAAAGAGGCGTTTGGACATCTGATAATCTACTTGTAAAAACTTATTCAGCTACATATGATTATCCTATTAAAAATCCAGTTGGAAGAATTATTAACCCACCTAACGGTAGTTGCTGGCGTGTTTCAAAAGAAAAATTTGAAGAATTAAAGACTGATAATCGTATTTGGTTTGGAGAAAAAGGGGAAAATGTTCCACGTTTAAAAAGGTTTCTGTCGGAAGTACAACAAGGTAGTACTCCCTTGACAATTTGGAAACATCAAGAAGCGGGACATAATCAAGATGCAAGACGTGAACTTTTTGAATTGGTTGAAACAAATATTTTTACAACACCAAAACCTGAAAAACTTTTATATAGAATAATAACTATTGGCTCTAATGAAAAAGACATAATTCTTGATTTCCATATAGGAAGTGGAACTACCGCAGCAGTGGCTCATAAAATGAATCGTCAGTTTATTGGGATTGAGCAAATGGACTACATTGAAAATGTAACCGTTGAAAGACTAAAAATGGTAATTGAAGGAGAGGAGGGTGGAATCTCAAAAACTGTAAATTGGCATGGTGGAGGTTCCTTCATCTATCTCGAACTCGCCAAAAACAATCAAAATGCCCTTGAAAGAATAGAAGCCGCAGGTTCTTATGAAGAATTGATGACGTTTTTTGATGAAATGTATGAGCGGTATTTCCTGAATTATAACGTCAAAATCAGGGAATTTAAAGAAAAAGTATCCCAGGAGCCGGCATTTAAAAATCTTCCACTAGAAAGACAAAAGCAGATATTCGGCAAAATGTTGGATCTTAATCAGCTGTATGTCAACCGCTCCGATATGGAAGATAGTCGCTTTCAACTCAGCGAAAATGACATAACTGCAACCCATAATTTTTACGGTAAAAATCCCACTTTTTTATGA
- a CDS encoding response regulator transcription factor: MKIKTIIIEDNYKIRESLGILLKTNFSEIEIIGEADSVISGEELISTQKPDFVIFDIDIFKGTSFDILSNLKAKGEVNFKFIFLTAHSNTENTIKAIKYSANDFLVKPLDEALLIESVDTIIESIRQKQDQNQKLDLLLELLDNPGNINQRIGIQTTKGQIQQVILKDVIYLKSDGIITIFRLEDGTELKGFKNIGYYADNLCRDYDFIQIHQGIVINLNFLKAFTPSTREVLMKNGLILEASRNGSRVLKEYLLSYSPSKLKLGFIKDILLKLKI; the protein is encoded by the coding sequence ATGAAGATTAAAACCATTATTATTGAAGACAATTACAAGATACGGGAATCATTGGGAATTCTGCTCAAAACCAACTTTAGTGAAATCGAGATTATAGGTGAAGCGGATAGTGTGATTTCAGGAGAAGAATTGATAAGTACTCAAAAGCCTGATTTTGTGATATTTGATATTGATATTTTCAAAGGAACCAGTTTCGATATTTTATCAAATCTGAAAGCAAAAGGAGAAGTAAATTTTAAATTTATTTTTCTTACTGCCCATAGCAACACCGAGAATACGATAAAAGCGATAAAATATTCGGCAAATGATTTTTTGGTAAAGCCACTGGATGAAGCTTTGCTGATTGAATCAGTGGATACCATAATAGAGAGTATCAGGCAAAAACAAGATCAGAATCAAAAGTTGGATTTACTTCTTGAGCTTCTCGATAACCCCGGCAATATTAACCAAAGGATAGGAATTCAAACTACTAAAGGACAGATACAGCAGGTGATTCTGAAAGACGTGATTTATCTCAAATCAGACGGGATAATAACAATTTTTAGACTGGAGGATGGGACTGAACTCAAAGGGTTTAAAAATATTGGTTATTACGCCGACAATCTTTGCCGCGACTATGATTTTATTCAAATCCATCAAGGAATAGTAATAAATCTAAATTTTCTAAAGGCTTTTACCCCATCTACCAGGGAAGTTCTTATGAAAAATGGGCTAATACTTGAGGCTTCCAGAAATGGTTCAAGAGTTTTAAAAGAATATCTTCTGAGTTATTCACCATCAAAGCTCAAGTTAGGATTTATCAAAGACATCTTATTGAAGTTAAAAATTTAA
- a CDS encoding DEAD/DEAH box helicase family protein yields the protein MNLFPEKYLFDELKPKAYDLDIPKLKLSDYSYITDNLRFPLFKWQEEALLNFLTFEAIKDAEEDTSPTHLLFNMATGSGKTLVMAATILYYYKKGYRHFIFFVNQNNIVGKTEENLCNAAHSKYLFQKNIVIDDQTVNIKQVNTFDDFSDDIQIKFTSIHSLHNDVYKIREDNVFLEDLQNRNIVMLGDEAHHLNADTKKNKNIQTEILAIKELSENASQDDIEKSWEHTVIDLLLNKEGKKGINKNVLLEFTATVPEHSEVRRKYLSKTIVKFDLKDFLKAGYTKEINLVSSSFDKKKRILQALLFNWYRHKIALKYNIPHFKPVILFRSKTIDVADSNNSKDDYLFFRNLVDSLSASDFDFLKEIDEHKFMDITETYQKGQSRIIDVKRYISDNSLQIREIIAYIQYQFADHNCVITNSSTNKTKKEKTDAETERLLNSLEDKDNHIRAIFTVQRLTEGWDVQNLYDIVRLYEGQNTGGSNKGKSGGATTSEVQLIGRGVRYFPFEYDNKERNRRKFDNDLNHELRVLEEFYFHSDNDERYLSELKKELKDKEWLTDQKKLKTFGLKEKSLFDSNYPNIFVNKRLDNPKRRKSTLEEIGKEFNFEYTIGALNLNETALNLEKGETDKTKYATGSSEFGTMNMKLKEFDLHLIRKAINKISVKENSLFRFQRLTKELNISSMDELLKDEFLGAFPIQIKLPTGLYNQIGGTKKHIFMIDSEELLKILMRFFEKITTELGLVSNPYVGSELGHVPVKELFGTFKTKSVIEDDKNSKIEELIKDKDWYILDGFHGTTEEQSLIEFLSGIMGNFESQYEKVSLLRNEEVYKIYDFEQGRGFMPDFLLFLKQKEKDLYYQIFIEPKGDQFKDAQGNFFGSKEGWKEIFMQQISQKYGQEPYLKAENNDFILYGLPLYNKKNEATWKQSLIEKLGVGI from the coding sequence ATGAATCTATTTCCCGAAAAATATCTATTTGATGAACTAAAGCCCAAAGCTTATGATTTGGATATTCCTAAGCTCAAGCTTTCAGATTATAGTTATATTACTGACAATCTGCGGTTTCCACTATTCAAATGGCAGGAAGAGGCTTTGCTCAATTTCCTGACTTTTGAGGCCATTAAAGATGCCGAAGAGGATACTTCGCCCACTCATTTGCTGTTTAACATGGCGACAGGGTCGGGAAAAACACTCGTAATGGCAGCTACTATTTTGTATTATTATAAAAAAGGCTACCGGCATTTTATATTTTTCGTCAATCAAAATAACATTGTAGGTAAAACCGAGGAAAACCTTTGCAATGCAGCCCATAGCAAATACCTTTTTCAGAAAAATATTGTAATAGATGACCAAACGGTCAATATCAAACAGGTCAATACATTTGATGATTTCAGTGACGACATCCAGATTAAATTCACTTCGATTCACTCACTGCACAATGATGTTTATAAGATTAGAGAAGATAATGTTTTTTTAGAAGATTTACAGAATCGCAATATCGTGATGCTTGGCGATGAAGCCCACCACCTGAATGCAGACACTAAAAAGAATAAAAACATTCAAACGGAAATACTAGCCATAAAGGAACTTTCAGAAAATGCCTCGCAAGATGACATTGAAAAAAGTTGGGAGCATACAGTTATTGATCTACTATTAAACAAAGAAGGGAAAAAAGGGATAAATAAAAACGTGCTGCTCGAATTTACGGCCACAGTTCCCGAACACAGCGAGGTAAGAAGAAAGTATTTGTCTAAAACCATTGTCAAATTTGACCTTAAAGATTTTTTAAAAGCGGGTTATACCAAGGAAATCAATCTGGTGTCGTCTAGTTTTGATAAAAAGAAAAGGATATTGCAGGCACTCCTTTTTAATTGGTACCGGCACAAAATAGCCTTGAAATACAACATTCCCCATTTCAAGCCGGTGATATTGTTTAGAAGTAAAACAATCGATGTAGCCGACAGCAATAATTCCAAAGATGACTATCTTTTCTTTAGAAATCTGGTGGATAGTTTGAGTGCTTCTGATTTTGATTTTCTGAAAGAAATAGATGAGCATAAGTTTATGGACATCACCGAAACCTACCAGAAAGGTCAGAGTCGAATCATTGATGTAAAAAGATATATCTCAGACAATAGTCTGCAAATCAGAGAGATCATAGCATATATTCAATATCAATTTGCTGACCACAATTGTGTCATTACCAACTCCAGTACCAACAAAACTAAAAAGGAAAAGACAGATGCCGAAACTGAGCGGCTGCTCAATAGTCTGGAAGACAAAGACAATCATATTAGGGCTATTTTTACAGTTCAGCGGCTTACCGAGGGTTGGGATGTGCAGAATCTTTACGACATTGTGAGGCTCTATGAAGGCCAAAATACCGGAGGCTCAAACAAAGGGAAAAGTGGAGGTGCCACCACTTCAGAAGTACAGTTGATTGGTCGGGGCGTTAGGTATTTCCCATTTGAATATGATAATAAAGAACGGAACCGCCGGAAATTTGATAATGACCTGAACCATGAGCTGCGGGTATTGGAAGAATTTTATTTTCACAGCGACAATGACGAGCGGTATCTGAGCGAACTCAAAAAAGAACTCAAAGATAAAGAATGGCTCACAGACCAAAAGAAACTGAAGACTTTTGGGTTAAAGGAGAAATCTTTATTTGATTCAAATTATCCCAACATTTTTGTCAATAAGCGACTTGATAATCCCAAGAGAAGGAAAAGTACTCTAGAGGAAATAGGTAAAGAATTCAATTTTGAATATACCATAGGAGCCTTAAACCTTAATGAAACTGCATTAAATCTGGAAAAAGGGGAGACGGACAAAACCAAATACGCCACAGGATCCAGCGAATTTGGTACAATGAATATGAAATTGAAAGAGTTTGATTTGCATCTGATAAGAAAGGCAATCAATAAAATTTCGGTTAAAGAAAATTCCTTGTTCAGGTTTCAGCGTCTCACGAAGGAGCTGAATATCAGCTCAATGGATGAATTACTAAAAGATGAATTTCTGGGGGCATTTCCGATACAAATCAAACTTCCAACAGGACTTTATAATCAGATAGGGGGCACAAAGAAGCATATTTTCATGATTGATTCAGAAGAATTACTGAAAATATTGATGCGGTTTTTTGAGAAAATCACAACAGAATTAGGACTGGTTTCTAATCCATACGTTGGTTCGGAGCTTGGTCATGTGCCTGTCAAAGAGCTTTTTGGAACTTTCAAAACCAAGTCTGTCATAGAAGATGATAAAAACTCGAAAATCGAAGAATTAATCAAAGATAAAGACTGGTATATTTTGGATGGATTTCATGGTACCACGGAGGAGCAATCACTTATAGAGTTTCTGAGCGGCATTATGGGTAACTTTGAAAGCCAATATGAGAAAGTATCTTTATTGAGAAATGAAGAAGTTTATAAAATCTACGATTTTGAGCAAGGACGAGGTTTTATGCCGGATTTTCTGCTGTTTCTAAAACAGAAAGAAAAGGACCTGTATTACCAGATTTTTATCGAACCCAAGGGCGACCAATTTAAAGATGCTCAGGGCAATTTCTTCGGCTCAAAAGAAGGCTGGAAGGAAATATTTATGCAACAGATTAGTCAAAAGTATGGCCAGGAACCTTACCTGAAAGCAGAAAACAATGACTTTATTTTATATGGATTGCCTTTGTACAACAAGAAAAATGAGGCCACATGGAAACAAAGCTTAATTGAGAAATTGGGCGTTGGGATTTGA
- a CDS encoding LytTR family transcriptional regulator — MKIQLSDSFTITHLEASTNYTIFHFIDGRKEIHAYTLKKYENEFLPTNAFSRIHRRYLVNRQFIASYNESEVFLSCGKKLPVARRRTI, encoded by the coding sequence ATGAAAATACAATTATCTGACTCTTTTACAATTACTCATCTGGAAGCCAGTACCAACTACACTATTTTTCATTTTATTGACGGCCGGAAAGAGATTCATGCCTACACCCTCAAAAAGTACGAAAACGAATTTTTGCCGACTAATGCCTTTTCCCGCATCCACCGGCGGTACCTGGTCAATCGACAGTTTATTGCTTCATACAATGAGAGTGAAGTTTTTCTTTCTTGTGGGAAGAAATTACCAGTAGCCAGACGAAGGACGATTTGA
- a CDS encoding histidine kinase — translation MKYPDTKSKKWILQFFLLAFFSNNLFSQNLPHKIYTINDGLAGMQCFNVFKDSRGFIWTITSNGLSRFDGEYFTNFNTENGLENNTRFSNLIELSDGRICFLNGKYLHVFDNKTFYKFKLPEFYRFQHNLVLYNYGENEVLFFLSNTKKAEHKYVPYLFNLHTKIYKKVSFPDFNEREVFIPAYYDDIEKVFLGFKYKDNLKIGLYKYKNGKYEFMLKSSVDGEYHLTFSNNGRLFVGVKNKNLKTYLYYYQEGNLKLWQESDSKSEKIINEIDQDAIEEKDGSIFYIEKGSQKKELISDRIGNASNYIIDSLNQIIWIATEKGLVSFFNNGIKNISEKDAGNVWSVSEDKYQNIWMISYGPESKVWNGKSFKPVVDHKKFFPFFSEDKILRTTKESNLFYFGSTKDKLGNIWLPHGSALFKTNGKKIDKPFNLGSFFSYYDKDKDIIVSGGAYGVHIIDAITSKTKLFLEGGKDLIEYPNYMYIYKDLKGRYWIGGWGGMNRFENFEDLLARKSREYKKSKGNIPFRGFITMHEDSYKTLWVGTTDGLYYYEDSEDKFIKVLQDRLKRYVMFIGNISKDKLIIGIDAGLLILQIDNKSKEKVSVVKLYNNNNGYDGLEPGQNGLFTDSKGRMWVTSGTVLSFLDAKKLNLSNEPLRPYFQKIDNRRIEFNSSKNISIEKNTFTLKIGSIGFNRPQKTLYSHKIDGNDWSEWISSDLIFIKPLSHGQHVIKIRAKTEGIAEDRLIPVVLNVNVTAPFYQSPNFAKYLGFISAILFGWFLYSFFKSRYEKRKLLEKERTINYLQIQTLQAQLNPHFLFNALSSLQNLILKNETALANKSLTKLASLMRRYLESSVAANNPRVRKNEISLKDKIELLNSYLELESIQHEDKFSYKIEYPSDLQLDSIKLPPLIIQPFVENAVKHGLIHKNGKGNLTIKFENFDETLICTIDDDGIGRRASADLKKQSEHSYKSFGTRLVQERVKLLNESDYDIKIETIDKIQGTTVIIKIQQKYED, via the coding sequence ATGAAATATCCTGACACAAAAAGTAAAAAATGGATTTTGCAGTTTTTTCTACTTGCCTTTTTTAGCAATAATCTTTTTTCTCAAAATCTGCCTCATAAAATCTACACCATAAATGATGGTTTGGCCGGGATGCAATGTTTCAATGTTTTTAAGGATTCCAGAGGGTTTATTTGGACCATTACCTCAAATGGGCTTTCAAGATTTGATGGCGAGTACTTTACTAATTTTAATACGGAAAATGGGTTGGAAAATAACACCAGATTTTCAAATCTTATTGAATTGTCTGATGGTCGTATTTGCTTCTTAAATGGCAAATATTTACACGTTTTTGACAATAAAACTTTTTATAAGTTTAAGCTTCCAGAGTTTTATAGGTTTCAACATAACCTGGTTCTTTATAATTATGGAGAAAATGAAGTTTTATTTTTTCTTTCTAATACAAAGAAAGCCGAACATAAATATGTACCATATTTATTTAATCTTCACACGAAAATTTATAAGAAAGTTTCATTTCCTGATTTTAATGAAAGAGAGGTTTTTATTCCAGCCTACTATGATGATATCGAAAAAGTTTTCTTAGGTTTTAAATATAAAGATAATTTAAAAATAGGATTATATAAATATAAAAATGGGAAATATGAATTTATGCTCAAGTCTAGTGTGGATGGAGAATATCATTTAACATTTTCTAACAATGGAAGACTTTTCGTTGGAGTAAAAAACAAAAATTTAAAAACTTATTTATATTATTATCAAGAAGGAAATTTAAAACTTTGGCAAGAATCAGATTCAAAGAGTGAAAAAATCATTAACGAAATTGATCAAGATGCAATAGAAGAAAAAGATGGCTCAATTTTTTATATTGAAAAAGGTTCCCAAAAAAAAGAATTGATAAGTGATCGCATTGGTAACGCATCAAACTATATAATTGACTCCCTTAATCAAATTATTTGGATTGCTACAGAGAAAGGCCTTGTGTCATTTTTTAATAATGGGATAAAAAATATTTCTGAAAAAGATGCCGGTAATGTTTGGAGCGTTTCGGAAGACAAATATCAAAATATCTGGATGATATCTTATGGTCCGGAATCTAAAGTTTGGAATGGAAAAAGCTTTAAACCAGTAGTTGACCATAAGAAATTTTTTCCTTTTTTTTCTGAGGATAAAATCTTAAGAACTACTAAAGAATCTAATTTATTTTACTTTGGCTCTACGAAGGATAAACTTGGAAATATCTGGTTACCCCATGGCTCAGCACTTTTTAAAACAAACGGAAAGAAAATTGATAAACCTTTTAATCTTGGGTCTTTTTTCAGTTACTATGATAAGGATAAGGATATCATAGTATCAGGTGGGGCTTATGGAGTTCATATAATAGACGCTATTACATCAAAAACTAAATTATTCCTGGAAGGGGGAAAGGATTTGATTGAATATCCCAATTATATGTACATATACAAGGACTTGAAAGGGCGGTATTGGATTGGTGGCTGGGGAGGAATGAACAGATTTGAAAACTTTGAAGATTTATTAGCCAGAAAATCAAGGGAATATAAAAAAAGTAAAGGAAATATCCCATTCAGAGGTTTCATTACTATGCATGAAGATTCCTATAAAACTTTGTGGGTGGGAACTACCGACGGATTATATTATTATGAAGATTCCGAAGATAAATTCATAAAAGTTTTGCAGGACAGGTTAAAAAGGTATGTAATGTTTATTGGAAACATTTCCAAAGACAAACTGATTATTGGAATTGATGCAGGGTTATTGATTTTACAAATTGACAATAAATCAAAAGAGAAAGTTTCGGTAGTAAAGCTTTACAATAATAACAATGGCTATGATGGACTGGAACCTGGACAAAATGGACTTTTTACCGATTCAAAAGGAAGAATGTGGGTTACTTCCGGAACTGTTCTAAGTTTTCTGGATGCTAAAAAACTCAATTTGAGCAATGAACCCTTACGCCCGTATTTTCAAAAAATAGATAATAGGAGAATAGAATTTAATTCTTCGAAAAATATTTCAATTGAAAAAAACACCTTCACACTGAAAATAGGGTCAATTGGATTTAACAGACCCCAAAAAACACTGTACAGTCACAAAATTGATGGAAATGATTGGTCAGAGTGGATATCGTCAGACCTGATCTTTATTAAACCACTCTCTCATGGTCAACACGTAATAAAGATAAGAGCCAAAACAGAAGGTATAGCCGAGGACCGCTTAATCCCTGTAGTTTTAAATGTCAATGTCACTGCACCATTTTATCAATCACCTAATTTTGCAAAATATCTTGGTTTTATAAGTGCCATTTTATTTGGTTGGTTTTTGTATTCTTTTTTCAAGTCGAGATACGAAAAACGTAAACTTTTGGAAAAAGAGCGTACAATTAATTATCTACAGATTCAAACTTTGCAGGCACAACTTAATCCTCATTTTCTTTTTAACGCACTTAGTTCACTTCAAAATTTGATTTTAAAAAATGAAACCGCCTTAGCCAATAAAAGCCTGACCAAATTGGCAAGCCTTATGAGAAGGTATCTGGAGTCTAGTGTGGCGGCAAATAATCCCCGTGTTAGAAAAAATGAGATTAGTTTAAAAGACAAAATAGAACTGTTAAATTCTTATCTGGAATTGGAAAGTATCCAGCATGAGGATAAGTTTTCATACAAAATAGAATATCCATCTGACTTGCAGCTGGACAGTATAAAGCTTCCTCCATTAATAATACAGCCGTTTGTAGAAAACGCTGTTAAACATGGACTTATACATAAGAACGGAAAAGGAAACCTAACCATCAAGTTTGAAAACTTTGATGAAACGCTTATTTGCACCATTGATGACGATGGCATTGGACGAAGGGCGTCAGCCGATCTAAAAAAACAATCAGAACACTCTTATAAATCATTTGGCACCCGTTTAGTCCAGGAACGGGTCAAGCTCTTAAATGAGTCAGATTATGATATCAAGATTGAGACAATAGATAAAATACAAGGCACTACTGTGATAATAAAAATTCAACAAAAATATGAAGATTAA
- a CDS encoding phosphatase yields the protein MKYAIIDLGTNTFHLMIVENHQVLYKTSKAAKIGMGGINAGFITEDGIQRALGVLGEFKSKITEFEVAPENVHSFGTSAVRNAGNQTEFLERVKAETGIKINVIDGKEEAELIYQGVKQAVTIEYPSLIVDIGGGSVEFIICNAEKVLWLQSFEIGGQRLLERFMKKDPIPVSEINRLEEYLRETLLPLTNAVHQYSPKILIGSSGSFDTLNDMFFWRNRGDFAPHEIHGFEYPIEEFAHAYELIVFANHEERSKIGGMIPLRVDMMVVATILIKFLLQTYHIAQIKISNFALKEGVMAKIENA from the coding sequence ATGAAATACGCCATCATTGACCTCGGCACCAATACTTTTCATCTGATGATTGTAGAAAACCACCAGGTGCTTTACAAAACTTCTAAAGCTGCCAAAATCGGCATGGGGGGCATCAATGCAGGTTTCATAACCGAAGATGGCATACAAAGGGCTCTGGGAGTCTTAGGAGAGTTTAAATCCAAAATAACCGAATTTGAAGTTGCTCCCGAAAACGTTCATTCTTTTGGAACCAGTGCCGTCAGAAATGCGGGCAATCAGACCGAATTTCTGGAACGAGTGAAGGCAGAAACAGGTATTAAGATTAATGTAATCGACGGAAAAGAAGAAGCTGAACTCATCTATCAGGGTGTAAAACAGGCCGTTACAATCGAATACCCTTCACTTATTGTGGATATTGGCGGTGGCAGTGTTGAGTTTATCATTTGTAATGCCGAAAAAGTGCTCTGGTTGCAATCTTTCGAAATCGGGGGCCAAAGGCTCTTGGAGCGTTTTATGAAAAAAGACCCGATTCCGGTCTCTGAAATCAACCGACTGGAAGAATACCTTCGGGAGACCTTATTGCCCCTGACCAATGCAGTGCATCAATATTCACCAAAAATTTTGATTGGTTCTTCCGGCTCATTTGATACCCTGAATGATATGTTTTTCTGGCGTAACCGGGGTGATTTTGCCCCACATGAAATCCATGGATTCGAGTACCCGATAGAAGAATTTGCTCATGCTTACGAACTTATAGTTTTTGCCAACCATGAAGAAAGATCTAAAATCGGTGGTATGATTCCGCTGAGGGTCGATATGATGGTGGTAGCCACGATTCTGATTAAATTCCTTTTGCAAACATACCATATTGCACAAATCAAAATCTCAAATTTTGCACTGAAAGAAGGCGTAATGGCAAAAATAGAAAATGCATAA